Genomic DNA from Thermobifida alba:
CTCCAGCGCGGTGGGCGCGGTCAGCTGCCCCAGCGTCCACTCGGCGAGTTCGCGCACGAAGGAGTCGGCCCCCTGCACCAGGATCAGGGTGGGCGCGCGCACCCTGGTCAGCGCCTCGCCGGCCAGGTCGACGCGGCCCCCGTGGGTGACCACCGCCGCCACCTCCCCGGGCTGCCGTCCGGCGGCGTCCAGCGCTCCCGGTGCGGCCTGCCCCGTGCCGAGCAGCGCGATCGGCGCGTCGGCCACCGGGGGCGTGCGGCGCACCCAGCGCACTCCGGCCGTCAGCCGCTCCCCCAGCATCCCGGGCGTCACCTCCACGGTGCCGGTGCCCGTCTCGGTCGGGGTGAGCAGGTCGAGCAGGAGCGTCGCGTAGCCCGCGGCGCGCAGCACCGTCCCGATCGCCTGGTTGTGCGGGGTGAGGCGGCCGTGCCCCGAGGCCAGGACCACCGTGCCGCGCACCACCGAGGGGACGACGAGCTCCCCGGCGAGTTCGGCACCGCCCGCCGAGACGCTCGCCCGGTGCCGGGAGTCCCCGCTCTCCCCCAGGTCCCGGTGTTCGGCCAGCAGCGCGGCCACCCTCCCCTCGGCCACCTCGCCGAAGTCCCGGTACCACCGGTCCAGGGAGTGGAAGTGGTCGGGCACGGCCAGCGTCACGGTGCGGTCGGCCTCGGCGCGCAGGCTCTCCACCGCCTCGGCCGAGGCGACCGGAAGCGCCAGCACCAGCCGTGCCGGCCGGTGTCGGCGCACCATCCGCAGCGCCGCGCGGGCGGTGCCGCCGGTGGCCGCGCCGTCGTCCACCACGACCACGTCGCGGTCGGTCAGCTGCGGCATGGCACGCGACCCCCGATAGGCCTCGCGGCGGTGCGCGGCCCGGGCGCGTGCGTCGGCCACCGCGTCGGAGAGCCGACTGCGGGGAATCCGCAGCCGCGCCAGTGCGGCGTCGTCGTAGCAGACGTGTCCGTCCTCGGTGACCGCGCCCAGTTCCACGTCGGGATGGTCGGGCAGGGTGATGCGGTCGACCACCGCCACGTCGAGCGGGGCGTGCAGGACGCGGGCCAGTTCCGCACCGACCGCCACCCCGCCGCCGGGCAGTGCGATGACCACGGGGGCGGCCCCGGCCACGGCGCGCACCCGTTCGGCGAGCCGGTGTCCGGCGACGGTCCGGTCGGGGAAGGGAAGCGATACGGGTAGTGGACTCACGGCGACCACCGCAGACTCGTCAGGTGAGTGGAGCGCTACTGCCCTACCCGTTCCGCGCCGATCACCAACCCCCCTGGTCCGGTTGTTTTCCCCGCTCGGCAGGTAAAGAACCGTTGACCGCCCCCGCGGCGGGCGCTGTGCCGGCCAGCACCGACATGACCAGCGCGTCGTGGCGGCGCCCCTCCCACAGCAGGGCCTCGCGCAGCCTGCCCTCCACGGTGAAACCGCAGGCGCGGTAGGCGGCGATGGCGCGCATGTTGAACGCGTAGACGCGCAGCCAGACCCGGTGCAGGCCGAGGCGGTCGAAGGCGTAGCGCAGGACCAGCCGGGTGGCCTCCTGGCCCAGGCCGCGCCCGGTGAACTCGATCGCCGACAGCGCGATGCGGTAGGCGGCGCTCTCGTTGTACGGGTCGATGTCCATCAGGGACAGCTCGCCGTAGAACCGGTTGTCGGGGTTGCCGAGGATGGCCAGGTCCAGGCGTTCGTCGTCGGTGGCGCGGCTGCGGCACCACTGCTCGACCTCCGCCCGGTCGGGGAGGCGGTGGGTGCCGGTGAGCCGCCGGATCTCCGGGTCGTGGAGCGAGGTGTACAGGGCGTCGGCGTGCTCGGGGGCCAGGGGGACCAGCCGGACCCGCTCCCCCACGAGCACCGGTTTGCTCCGCAGCACGCTCAGGTCGATCACCGGGACAGGCCCCCTCACCGCGCACAGGTACGCAGACCTCCTATCTAGGCCCCCCGGGGGGATTACGCAACTCCCGGGGAGGAGCCTAGGATCACCCGGGGTCCCCACCGGTCCCGTTCCCCACCGCCCCGCCGCCCCGGAGGTCTCCTTGTCCGATGATCCGCTGTCCCCTGGGGCCGACTCCGCAGCACGGCGGGCGCGGCTCGGCGTCGCCGGACTGTTCACGGTCAACGGGCTCGGCTACCCCTCCGTGGTGCCGTGGCTGCCCGCGATCAAGAGCCACCTGGAGCTGTCCAACGCCGCCCTGGGCACGGCCATCGCCGCCATGCCGCTGGGCGCGCTGCTGACCGGGATGCTCGCGGGGCCGCTCATCGCCCGGTTCGGCAGCGGACGCACCGCGGTGGTCTGCAGTCTGCTGTCGGCGTGGACGCTGCCGGTGGTCGCGCTGGCGCCGAACTGGTGGGTGCTGGCGGCGGCGCTGTTCGTGATCGGCTCCGCCGACACCTGGTCCGACTCGGCGATGAACGTGCACGGGCTGCGGGTGCAGCGCCGTTACGGCCGCAGCATCATCAACACCTTCCACGCGGTGTGGAGCGTGGCGGCGGTGACGGGCGGCCTGGTGGGGTCGGTGGCGATCGGGGCGGGCCTGCCCCTGCTGGTCCACCTGGCGGGGGTGGCGCTGGCGCTCACCGCGCTCGCGGTGGGCTCGTCGCGGCTGCTGCTGGACGGTCCCGAGCACGCCGAACGCGCCGACGGCCACGGCCTGGACGGCGGTCGGACGCGGCCGGCCGCCGGGGCGCTGGGCCTGCTGGCGGCGCTGGGCGTGCTGCTGATGCTGGCGGCCGCGGTGGAGGACGCGGCGGCCTCGTGGGGAGGGGTCTACCTGCGCGACGAGATCGGCACGGCGGCGTTCCTGGCCGGTCTGCCGTTCGTGGCCTGCCAGACGTCGATGACCCTGGGACGGCTGGCGGGCGACCGGCTGACCGACGCCTTCGGCGCGGCCGCGGTGGCCCGGACGGGGCTGCTGCTGTCGGCGGCGGGCCTGGCCGGCGCGCTGCTGCTGCCCAACGCGGTGACGACCGTCGTCGGCTTCGGTCTGTGCGGGCTGGGGGTGGCCACCCTGTTCCCGCTGACGCTGGCCGCCGCGGGCGAGATCCCGGGGGTGCGCAGCGGCGACGGGGTGGCCGCGGTGTCCTGGCTGGCGCGCCTGGGTTTCCTGGCCTTTCCGCCGCTGGTGGGCCTGGTCGCCGACACGGCCTCGCTGCGGGTCGGCCTGGCCCTGATCCCGGTCGCCGCGCTGGCGGGGGCCTGCCTGGCCTGGAGTCTGCGGCCGCAGCCCGCCGGGCGCGCCTGACCCGGGGCGGCCGCGGCCCGCGGGGCTCCTCGGTCCACCGGAGGCGCGGTGCCGCAGGGGCGGGGCATGCTGGGCGCATGCTGCTCGGCCTCGGCCCCGACCGTCAGACCCGTGAGTTCCGGTGCGACTGCCGCGCCGCCCCGATCGAGCGGGCCTGGGGGTACGTCCACGCTGGCGGCGCCACCCACGCCGTCGACTCCGCGAACTGCCGCCACCCCGTCGACCGGGACCACGACGTCTGGATCGGCGTGGTCTTCGGCACCTGGGGCGGCGATCCCGGGACGTGGCGCGGCCACGTGTCCTCCGGCTGCCGGGTCGGTCCGGTCGCGGGGCAGCCGGCCCCCGCCGCCGCCCTCGTTCCCGCAGCGTCCGTCTTCCCCGGCAGTCCCCTCTTCGGCCGCACACTCGACCACGCGGCCGCCCTGCAGCACCCGCGGCTCGCCGAGTTCTGGCGGGTCCGCGACTTCGCGCCGCAGGCCGATCCGCTCGTGCGGGACCGCCGGTACGGGCACCGACCGGGGCGGCGAGGAGTCGCCGCCCCGGTCGGTGCCCCGGTCAGGCGCAGGTGTCGAGCATGGTGGACAGGCCCTTGTGGTCCTGGTCGGACACCGGCAGGTCGTAGCGGTACAGCACGTCGATGTAGATGACGGCGTAGGTGCACTGGAAGCCCTCGTGGGGCTGCCACTCGCCGGGGCCGGAGTCGCTCTTCTCCCGGTTGGCCGGGCCGTCGGAGGCCAGCAGGTTGCCGGGGTCGTTGGCGAACTCCACGCGCGTGTCGCGGTCCCAGCCGTCGGCGCCCATGCGCCAGGCCAGGGACAGCGGCACCACGTGGTCGATCTGCACGGCCTGCGGGTCCTCGGAGGTGAACTCGATGGTCTTGCCGGTGTAGGGGTCGTGCAGCGTGCCGGAGAGGACCTTGCAGCCGTCGGGGGCGAACTCCACGTCCTCCAGGTCGCGGGCGAGGATGTCGTTGCGGGTGGAGCAGCCGTTGCCGTCGGTGTCGATCCATCCGCTGCCGAACTCGTCGCGTTCGTAGTCGCCGCGCGGGGCGGGTTCGGCGATCGGCATCGCGTCCAGCCGCTGCCTGGCCTCGGCCGCCTCCGCGTCCGTCCCGGGGCTCTGCGGCGCGCCCGTCGAGGGCGCGTCCGCCTCGATCTCCTCCAGCACGTCCAGCACGTCCTCCAGGGCCTGACAGCCGGTCAGCGCGAGGGCGGCCGTCGCGGCGGCCGCCGCGACACGGATACGCGCTCTGCCGTTGTGTGGTGCGGGGGGCATGCGGTTCTCAGTCTCCTGTCTCTGTTGCGGGGGGCTCGGCCTGCTCCGTCGCAGCCGTGGAGCCGGCGGGAGATCGGGGGGCGGGCTCCTGCCGCGCCGCGCAGGCGCGGTCGGTTCCGGACGGGGTCCGGCCATCGTGTTCTTCCCCCGTCTGCGGTCCGGGAACCTCGCCGTCCGGTTCGAAGTCGCCGGCCAGGCGCTGCAGGGCCTCCTCGTGGCGCTCCACCAGGCGCACGGCCCTGGCCCGGCGGCGCGCGGCGAGGTCGGCCCTGGCCTGGGCGGTCACGGCGACCGGCCAGATGGCGTCGATCTCGGCGTTGAGGGAGGAGCCGGCCAGGACCGCCACGGCCATCAGGTACAGCCAGATCAGGATGACGATGGGCGCGGTGAGCGATCCGTAGAGATCGGCCTGTCCGACCGAGGCGTTCAGGTACAGCCGCAACCCCACCGTGCCGAGCAGCAGGATCAGCATCGCCGCGGCCGCGCCCGGCAGTTGGCGCACCGGTGAGGTGCGCACGGGCACGCTCAGCGTGTAGAGGGCGACGATGCAGACCAGGCAGAGCAGGCCCACCAGCGGCCAGTAGGCCAGGGACAGGTAGTCGGCCGCGGCGGGCAGCAGCACGCGGACCACCTCCGGGCCGGCCACGATGACCGGCAGCACGACCAGCGCGAACAGCAGCGCCCCCAGGTAGGCGACGAAGGCGAGCAGGCGGCGGCGCAGGTAGCCGCGCATCCCGTCCAGTCCGTGGGCGATGGTGATGGCCTCGATGAACACGCTCATCGCGCGGGACCCGGACCACAGCGACACCAGGAAGCTCAGCGAGAGCACTCCGCCGTGGGCGCCGTCCAGGAAGTCGTCCACCAGGGGTTCGACCGCGGCGTCCACGGTCTCGGCGGTCAGCACGGTGGCGGCCAGGTCCAGCATCCAGGCGCGGATCTCCAGGACCGTCTGGCGGCCGAGGACCGAGCTGAGGCGGCCCAGCGCGCCGACCAGGCCGAGCAGCAGGGCGGGCAGGGACAGCAGGGAGAAGAACGCGGACTCGGCGGCCAGGCCCAGGATGCGGACCCGCATCGCGGAGCGCACCGTGCGCACGACGAGCGTGGCGGCGGTCCCGGACCGGGGATGGCGGTCGGGCCAGGTCTCGACCACCTCACGGACCCGTTCCGGGTTCACCCACTTCGGCAGCACTCTTCCGAACATAGTCGAGAGGTCCCGCTCCCCCCCAGGAACAGGGTGTTTCGTCGTGGTTTCCGAACCGTTCCGTTGGCCGATCGTGACCGGGCCGGCGCCTCTCCCCCCTTGCTGTGACACGCCTCACGGCCCCTTTTCCCACCCTTCGGGTAGACAAAGGTTTTGCGGTCATGTCATGGTCGTTGTCATGGCCGCTGTTATCGACCCCATGCTCTGCGTGCGACGCCACGTGGACTACCTTCGGGTCCGCAGCGCGATCTGTCGCAACGTCGCCTGATCTCTCAGCCGCCTTGTAGCACTTTCCGCCTTCGGGCGTGCTCGGCGCCGACGTTGCCCTCCTTCCTCCGCCTCCCGCCGCGCGCGACGCCGTCCGCGTGGGAGGCCCGGCCGGACGGACGTCGGTCCGAGGCGCCCCCGACCGCAATCCGAACGCGTCCGACCGGACTCGCAGAGTCACGGTCCGCGCCCCGGTGGACGTCACAGACTCGGAGGACCCAGCGATGCCGTCCGCAGCAACACCGACCGGCCGTCCCGTCAGGAAGACGACGCGCCCGCGCCGAGGCGAGGGGCAGTGGGCTCTCGGCTACCGCGAGCCGCTCAACAAGAACGAGGAGATCAAGAAGAACGACGACGGGCTGAACGTCCGCCAGCGCATCATCGACATCTACTCCAAGACGGGGTTCGACTCGATCGACCCGGCCGACCTGCGCGGGCGTTTCCGCTGGTACGGCATCTACACCCAGCGCGCCCCGGGCATCGACGGCGGCAAGACCGCGGTGCTGGAGCCCGAGGAGCTCGACGACCGCTACTTCATGATGCGGGTGCGCACCGACGGCGGGCAGCTCAGCGTCGCCCAGCTGCGGGCCCTGGCGGAGGTCTCCACCGCCTACGCGCGCGACACCGCCGACATCACCGACCGGCAGAACATCCAGCTGCACTGGGTGCGCATCGAGGACGTCCCCGCCATCTGGGAGCGGCTGGAGAGCGTGGGCCTGACGACCACGGAGGCCTGCGGCGACACCCCGCGCGGCATGCTGGGCTGTCCGCTGGCCGGGATCGCCGAGGACGAGGTCATCGACTCCACCCCGCAGCTGCGCCAGATCGCCGCCGACCACATCGGCAGCCCGCTCTTCTCCAACCTGCCGCGCAAGTTCAAGACCGCGGTGGACGGCTGCGCGGTGCACTGCACCAACCACGAGATCAACGACGTGGCCTTCGTCGGCGTCATCGGCCCCGACGGCACGCCCGGCTACGACCTGTTCGTCGGCGGCGGCCTGTCCACCAACCCGATGTTCGCCCAGCGGCTCGGCACGTTCGTCCGCCCCGACCAGGTCAGCGAGGTGTGGGCGGGGGTCTGCTCGGTCTTCCGCGACTACGGCTACCGCCGCCTGCGGCACCGCGCCCGCATCAAGTTCCTGGTCAAGGACTGGGGCGTGGAGAAGTTCCGCGAGGTGCTGGAGAAGGAGTACCTGGGCTACTCGCTGCCCGACGGCCCCGAGCCGGTCCTCGACCCGGGCACCCGCCGCGACCACGTGGGCGTGCACCGCCAGAAGGACGGCCGCTTCTACGTGGGCTTCGCCCCCCGAGTGGGCCGGGTCAGCGGTACCGTGCTGGGCCGCATCGCCGACATCGCCGAGGCGCACGGCTCCGACCGGGTCCGCACCACCGCCGACCAGAAGCTGGTGATGCTGGACGTCACCGAGGACCGGATCGACTCGGTCGTGGCCGCGCTGGAGGCCGAGGACCTGCAGGTGAACCCCAGCGTCTTCCGTCGCCAGACGATGGCCTGCACCGGCATCGAGTACTGCAAGCTCGCCATCGTCGAGACCAAGAACCGCGCCATGAGCCTGATCGACGAGCTGGAGCGGCGCCTGCCCGACTTCGGCGAGCCGCTGACCATCAACCTCAACGGCTGCCCGAACGCCTGCGCCCGCACCCAGACCGCCGACATCGGCCTGAAGGGCCAGCTGGTCACCGACGCCGACGGCAACCAGGTGGAGGGCTTCCAGATCCACCTGGGCGGCGGGCTCGGCCTGCAGGCCGGGTTCGGCCGCAAGGTCCGCGGTCTCAGGACCACCGCCGCGGAACTGCCCGACTACGTCGAGCGGGTGGCGCGGCGCTTCACGGAGCAGAAGCAGGAGGGCGAGACCTTCGCGGAGTGGGTGGCGCGTGCCGAGGAGGCGGACCTGCGGTGAGCCGCCGAACCGGACCCATGAGAGGAGGAGGGCGCCGATGAGCGAGCGGGCCGCCCCCTACTACTGCCCCTACTGCGGGGACGAGGACCTGGAGCCGCACGAGGGCGACGGGAGCAGGGGCGAGGGATACGCCTGGGCCTGCGGCTCCTGCGCCCGGGTGTTCCGCGTCAAGTTCGTCGGCCTGCGCGCCTCCGCCTTCGCCGACACCCGACCCACCGCGCCGAGCGGGGAGGAGAACCGTTGAACGTCATGGTCGACGGCGCGGCGTTCGCCGCCGCGGCCGCAGCGGAACTGGAGGAGGCCAGCGCCACGGAGATCATCCGGTGGGCCGCCGACACCTTCGGCGACCGGCTGTGCCTGACCTCCTCGATGGCCGACGCCCTCATGGTGGACCTGGTCTCCGGTGTGGTGCCGGGCATCGACGTGATCTTCCTGGACACCGGCTACCACTTCCCCGAGACGCTGGGCACCCGCGACGCGGTCGCGCAGACCTATCCGGTCAACCTGATCACCGTGCAGCCGACGCGCACGGTGGCCGAGCAGGACCGCGACCTGGGGCCCCGGCTGTACGGGCGCGACCCCAACCTCTGCTGCCACCTGCGCAAGGTGGAGCCGCTGCAGCGGGCGCTGGAACCGTACGACGCGTGGCTGACCGGCCTGCGCCGCGACGAGGCGGTGACCCGCCGCGACGTGGGCGTGGTGCAGTGGGACGCCCGCAAGAAGAAGGTCAAGGTCAATCCGATCGCCCGGTGGACGCAGGCCGACGTGGACGCCTACGTGGCCGAGCGCGGGGTGCTGGTCAACCCGTTGCAGTACGACGGGTACCCCTCCATCGGCTGCGCGCCGTGCACCCGGCGCGTCGCCGAGGGCGCCGATCCGCGCAGCGGACGCTGGGCGGGGACGGGGAAGGTCGAATGCGGTCTGCACGTGTGAACGGCGGCCGGGAGCACCTCCCGGCCGGGATTCCCCTGGTCGCCGTGGCGCACGGCAGCGCCGACCCGCGGTCGGCGGCCACCGTCGAGGCGCTGTTCGCCCGGGTGCGGCGCCTGCGTCCGGGGCTGGACGTGCGGGTGAGCTACCTCGACCACGTCGCCCCCGATCCGCACGCG
This window encodes:
- a CDS encoding phosphoribosyltransferase family protein, translating into MSPLPVSLPFPDRTVAGHRLAERVRAVAGAAPVVIALPGGGVAVGAELARVLHAPLDVAVVDRITLPDHPDVELGAVTEDGHVCYDDAALARLRIPRSRLSDAVADARARAAHRREAYRGSRAMPQLTDRDVVVVDDGAATGGTARAALRMVRRHRPARLVLALPVASAEAVESLRAEADRTVTLAVPDHFHSLDRWYRDFGEVAEGRVAALLAEHRDLGESGDSRHRASVSAGGAELAGELVVPSVVRGTVVLASGHGRLTPHNQAIGTVLRAAGYATLLLDLLTPTETGTGTVEVTPGMLGERLTAGVRWVRRTPPVADAPIALLGTGQAAPGALDAAGRQPGEVAAVVTHGGRVDLAGEALTRVRAPTLILVQGADSFVRELAEWTLGQLTAPTALEVVAGAEQLLHRPEEWRRVGVRAAEWFDRHL
- a CDS encoding GNAT family N-acetyltransferase, yielding MIDLSVLRSKPVLVGERVRLVPLAPEHADALYTSLHDPEIRRLTGTHRLPDRAEVEQWCRSRATDDERLDLAILGNPDNRFYGELSLMDIDPYNESAAYRIALSAIEFTGRGLGQEATRLVLRYAFDRLGLHRVWLRVYAFNMRAIAAYRACGFTVEGRLREALLWEGRRHDALVMSVLAGTAPAAGAVNGSLPAERGKQPDQGGW
- a CDS encoding MFS transporter; the encoded protein is MSDDPLSPGADSAARRARLGVAGLFTVNGLGYPSVVPWLPAIKSHLELSNAALGTAIAAMPLGALLTGMLAGPLIARFGSGRTAVVCSLLSAWTLPVVALAPNWWVLAAALFVIGSADTWSDSAMNVHGLRVQRRYGRSIINTFHAVWSVAAVTGGLVGSVAIGAGLPLLVHLAGVALALTALAVGSSRLLLDGPEHAERADGHGLDGGRTRPAAGALGLLAALGVLLMLAAAVEDAAASWGGVYLRDEIGTAAFLAGLPFVACQTSMTLGRLAGDRLTDAFGAAAVARTGLLLSAAGLAGALLLPNAVTTVVGFGLCGLGVATLFPLTLAAAGEIPGVRSGDGVAAVSWLARLGFLAFPPLVGLVADTASLRVGLALIPVAALAGACLAWSLRPQPAGRA
- a CDS encoding HNH endonuclease family protein, yielding MPPAPHNGRARIRVAAAAATAALALTGCQALEDVLDVLEEIEADAPSTGAPQSPGTDAEAAEARQRLDAMPIAEPAPRGDYERDEFGSGWIDTDGNGCSTRNDILARDLEDVEFAPDGCKVLSGTLHDPYTGKTIEFTSEDPQAVQIDHVVPLSLAWRMGADGWDRDTRVEFANDPGNLLASDGPANREKSDSGPGEWQPHEGFQCTYAVIYIDVLYRYDLPVSDQDHKGLSTMLDTCA
- a CDS encoding YihY/virulence factor BrkB family protein; the protein is MLPKWVNPERVREVVETWPDRHPRSGTAATLVVRTVRSAMRVRILGLAAESAFFSLLSLPALLLGLVGALGRLSSVLGRQTVLEIRAWMLDLAATVLTAETVDAAVEPLVDDFLDGAHGGVLSLSFLVSLWSGSRAMSVFIEAITIAHGLDGMRGYLRRRLLAFVAYLGALLFALVVLPVIVAGPEVVRVLLPAAADYLSLAYWPLVGLLCLVCIVALYTLSVPVRTSPVRQLPGAAAAMLILLLGTVGLRLYLNASVGQADLYGSLTAPIVILIWLYLMAVAVLAGSSLNAEIDAIWPVAVTAQARADLAARRRARAVRLVERHEEALQRLAGDFEPDGEVPGPQTGEEHDGRTPSGTDRACAARQEPAPRSPAGSTAATEQAEPPATETGD
- a CDS encoding nitrite/sulfite reductase produces the protein MPSAATPTGRPVRKTTRPRRGEGQWALGYREPLNKNEEIKKNDDGLNVRQRIIDIYSKTGFDSIDPADLRGRFRWYGIYTQRAPGIDGGKTAVLEPEELDDRYFMMRVRTDGGQLSVAQLRALAEVSTAYARDTADITDRQNIQLHWVRIEDVPAIWERLESVGLTTTEACGDTPRGMLGCPLAGIAEDEVIDSTPQLRQIAADHIGSPLFSNLPRKFKTAVDGCAVHCTNHEINDVAFVGVIGPDGTPGYDLFVGGGLSTNPMFAQRLGTFVRPDQVSEVWAGVCSVFRDYGYRRLRHRARIKFLVKDWGVEKFREVLEKEYLGYSLPDGPEPVLDPGTRRDHVGVHRQKDGRFYVGFAPRVGRVSGTVLGRIADIAEAHGSDRVRTTADQKLVMLDVTEDRIDSVVAALEAEDLQVNPSVFRRQTMACTGIEYCKLAIVETKNRAMSLIDELERRLPDFGEPLTINLNGCPNACARTQTADIGLKGQLVTDADGNQVEGFQIHLGGGLGLQAGFGRKVRGLRTTAAELPDYVERVARRFTEQKQEGETFAEWVARAEEADLR
- a CDS encoding phosphoadenylyl-sulfate reductase, which encodes MVDGAAFAAAAAAELEEASATEIIRWAADTFGDRLCLTSSMADALMVDLVSGVVPGIDVIFLDTGYHFPETLGTRDAVAQTYPVNLITVQPTRTVAEQDRDLGPRLYGRDPNLCCHLRKVEPLQRALEPYDAWLTGLRRDEAVTRRDVGVVQWDARKKKVKVNPIARWTQADVDAYVAERGVLVNPLQYDGYPSIGCAPCTRRVAEGADPRSGRWAGTGKVECGLHV